In Pseudomonas sp. DNDY-54, a genomic segment contains:
- a CDS encoding TatD family hydrolase, with protein MQLIDIGVNLTHPTFARDPRAVLDRAYAAGVAQLLLTGTSLNESEAALALCRELDETGKRLFCTAGIHPHDARQWTSETAAQLKGLLAEPEVRAVGECGLDFNRDLSPRAQQERVLEEHLQLAVETGLPVFLHERDADQRMVEILKPFRDRLSAAVVHCFTGEKRALYAYLDLDLHIGITGWICDERRGTHLQSLVREIPASRLMLESDAPYLLPRTLRPKPKGGQNEPAFLPEVLREVAKHREINEEALAQSTTRCAQAFFRIEPLMQS; from the coding sequence ATGCAGCTAATCGACATTGGCGTGAACCTGACCCACCCAACATTTGCGCGCGACCCACGCGCGGTATTGGATCGCGCCTACGCAGCAGGCGTTGCTCAACTGTTACTGACCGGCACCAGCCTCAATGAAAGCGAAGCTGCGCTCGCCCTCTGCCGCGAGCTGGATGAAACCGGAAAACGACTGTTTTGCACCGCGGGCATTCACCCGCATGACGCGCGCCAATGGACGTCCGAGACAGCGGCTCAGCTCAAGGGCTTGCTTGCCGAGCCCGAGGTTCGCGCAGTCGGCGAATGCGGACTGGATTTCAACCGGGACCTGTCTCCGCGCGCCCAGCAAGAACGCGTGCTTGAAGAGCATTTGCAGTTGGCAGTGGAAACGGGGCTTCCTGTGTTTCTTCATGAACGCGACGCTGACCAGCGCATGGTGGAGATACTGAAGCCGTTCCGTGACCGGCTCAGCGCTGCGGTCGTGCACTGTTTCACCGGGGAAAAGCGTGCCCTTTATGCTTACCTGGACCTCGACCTGCATATCGGCATCACTGGCTGGATCTGCGATGAGCGACGCGGCACGCACCTCCAATCGCTCGTTCGGGAGATCCCCGCGTCACGATTGATGCTCGAAAGCGATGCGCCCTATCTACTGCCGCGCACGCTGCGACCCAAGCCAAAAGGAGGCCAAAACGAGCCGGCTTTCCTTCCAGAAGTCCTGCGCGAAGTCGCGAAACACCGCGAGATAAACGAAGAGGCGCTTGCACAGAGCACGACGCGCTGTGCTCAGGCGTTTTTTCGAATCGAACCGTTGATGCAATCCTGA
- a CDS encoding methyl-accepting chemotaxis protein → MALWIRDLSLKYKFWALNMVAFATTLLLVLFALQLEQQSRSQDAQSKAQQLGSLLQAWPTSIPLPHHPDIQTFPSGEALVIDGRSVTARQGWVALDHNRLLDSHPAVGAQIVPNSDGEHLAILARAPSVRELLIEHFFSYAIAVAVLMLMLLGASQLLIRFLLSHLNTLKDVMVHVEHSGDLTRRVPLDSRDEVGQMASAFNAMQAGYQRIVGTVTEAAARLDVDAGRLASSMSNVRQGMLDQQSETDQAATAINEMTATVHHIAEHARETRDQSQQADRLASEGHNVVARVERSIANLSLGVQQTSETIGKLAEDSQKINGVVGVIHGIAEQTNLLALNAAIEAARAGEMGRGFAVVADEVRNLAKRVQLSTDEITQMVTGLQAMTRDAVEFMQDSSLKADDCVHEAGEARAALEAITTAVAQMRESNTQIAVAADQQSAVAEELNRSVTGIRDVTEQTVQQTGASATTSAALAALSGELSKAIHQFKL, encoded by the coding sequence ATGGCTTTATGGATTCGCGACTTGTCCCTGAAATACAAGTTCTGGGCGCTGAATATGGTGGCCTTCGCTACCACGTTGCTGTTAGTGCTTTTCGCACTGCAGCTCGAACAGCAATCGCGAAGCCAGGACGCCCAGAGCAAAGCGCAGCAGCTGGGCTCACTGCTCCAAGCCTGGCCCACGAGTATTCCACTGCCTCACCATCCGGATATCCAGACGTTTCCATCCGGCGAGGCGCTGGTGATCGACGGCCGCTCTGTCACGGCACGCCAAGGATGGGTGGCATTGGACCACAACCGGTTGCTGGACTCGCACCCTGCGGTGGGTGCCCAGATTGTCCCCAATTCTGACGGTGAACACCTGGCCATCCTGGCCCGAGCGCCAAGTGTCCGAGAACTGCTCATCGAACATTTCTTCAGCTACGCGATTGCCGTAGCCGTGTTGATGCTGATGTTGCTGGGCGCGTCTCAGCTATTGATACGTTTTCTGCTCAGCCATCTCAATACCCTCAAAGACGTGATGGTCCACGTCGAGCACAGCGGTGACCTGACCCGCCGGGTGCCGCTTGATAGCCGCGATGAAGTCGGCCAGATGGCCTCAGCGTTCAATGCCATGCAGGCCGGTTACCAGCGCATCGTCGGCACCGTCACCGAGGCTGCAGCTCGGCTGGACGTAGACGCTGGCCGATTGGCCTCCAGCATGAGCAACGTCCGTCAGGGCATGCTCGATCAGCAGAGTGAAACCGATCAGGCTGCGACTGCGATCAATGAAATGACGGCTACGGTCCATCACATCGCCGAACATGCCAGGGAGACCCGTGATCAATCGCAGCAGGCCGACCGCCTGGCGAGCGAGGGGCATAACGTCGTTGCCCGAGTGGAGCGCTCGATCGCCAATCTTTCGCTGGGCGTTCAGCAAACGTCCGAGACGATCGGCAAGCTTGCCGAGGATAGCCAGAAGATCAACGGTGTTGTTGGCGTTATCCATGGCATCGCCGAACAAACCAATTTGCTGGCGTTGAACGCGGCGATCGAAGCCGCGCGCGCTGGCGAAATGGGCAGAGGCTTTGCGGTGGTTGCGGATGAGGTGCGCAATCTCGCCAAACGTGTACAGCTATCGACCGACGAGATCACCCAGATGGTCACTGGCCTGCAAGCGATGACCCGGGACGCAGTCGAGTTCATGCAGGACAGCTCGCTCAAGGCTGATGATTGCGTACATGAAGCAGGCGAGGCGCGGGCTGCTCTGGAGGCCATTACAACGGCGGTTGCGCAGATGCGCGAGAGCAACACGCAGATCGCGGTCGCCGCTGATCAACAGAGCGCGGTAGCCGAGGAGCTTAATCGGTCGGTTACCGGCATTCGCGATGTCACCGAGCAGACCGTCCAGCAAACCGGCGCATCGGCAACCACCAGTGCAGCGCTGGCCGCGCTTTCCGGCGAGCTCAGCAAGGCAATCCATCAGTTCAAGCTGTGA
- a CDS encoding acyl-CoA thioesterase, which yields MTLSELIQAVRDNPEQVVVPSSWGQGRAGFGGLAAALVFEAMQAKVPSDRPVRSLAITFVGPLATDTPVSFEAEVLREGKAVSQVLGRAVQNGQVVTLVQGSFGASRVSAVRVEAEPAPELPPVEVCQELPYIRGATPEFTQHLSMRWGIGGLPFSGNTSREMGGWVRQRGDVDREPVTVSHLLALVDAWPPAVLPHLNSFAPGSSLTWTIEFVQPLPLLDTHEWCRYRAIIEHAQDGYGHCAAALWTGGGELVALSRQTVTVFG from the coding sequence ATGACCCTGTCCGAATTGATACAAGCCGTGCGTGACAACCCCGAGCAGGTCGTAGTCCCGTCAAGCTGGGGCCAAGGGCGGGCCGGTTTTGGCGGACTGGCCGCAGCGCTGGTGTTCGAGGCAATGCAGGCCAAGGTGCCGAGTGACCGTCCCGTTCGGTCGCTGGCCATTACGTTTGTCGGGCCGCTTGCGACCGATACGCCGGTCAGCTTCGAGGCAGAGGTGCTGCGTGAGGGTAAGGCCGTTAGCCAGGTGCTCGGTCGCGCCGTTCAGAACGGCCAGGTGGTGACCTTGGTACAGGGCAGCTTCGGTGCATCGCGTGTCTCCGCCGTTCGGGTGGAGGCCGAACCGGCGCCTGAGCTTCCGCCGGTGGAGGTGTGCCAGGAGCTGCCTTATATCCGCGGTGCCACGCCCGAGTTTACGCAGCACTTGTCCATGCGCTGGGGAATCGGTGGCCTTCCGTTCTCCGGCAATACGTCGCGTGAGATGGGCGGCTGGGTTCGCCAGCGTGGGGACGTTGACCGAGAGCCAGTGACCGTTTCGCATCTCTTGGCGCTGGTAGATGCCTGGCCGCCGGCAGTATTGCCGCATCTGAACAGTTTCGCCCCGGGAAGCTCGCTCACCTGGACGATTGAGTTCGTGCAGCCGCTGCCGTTGCTGGACACACATGAATGGTGCCGGTATCGGGCGATTATCGAACATGCTCAGGATGGTTACGGTCACTGCGCTGCCGCGCTATGGACTGGCGGGGGAGAGCTCGTCGCACTGAGTCGCCAGACGGTGACGGTCTTCGGCTAA
- a CDS encoding DUF3488 and DUF4129 domain-containing transglutaminase family protein, whose protein sequence is MSSVQPIPRNGLVWLLVAQVLVILPHLSHLPLWIVGLWLGCAAWRVQIFRMRARYPRAWAKALMMLGAAIGVYFSRGGLIGLDAGVVLLIAAFILKLVEMRSRRDALVLVFLGFFAVVTSYLFNDSLLAGLYSLAPIIALLAAMIGLQQSATDTHPWPTLRLAGSLLLQAIPLMLVLFVLFPRLGPLWSLPQPSDRGVTGLADSMTPGDIAELSRSSALAFRASFDGPIPARDQLYWRAVTFERFDGRRWSQSLSSQLPRAPEWTPRGEPIEYSIVMQPSGRPWLYALDVAQVEAGDVRLMADFHLERSRPVDKPLMYQATSWTESLREPGAAAATLERALQLPEDGNPRSRAWARALRREHRTPEATVQALLSHFNQQPYGYTLRPPPVGADIVDDFLFETLKGFCIHYAGAMTFVLRSAGIPARVVAGYQGGEFNPSGNYLSVRQLDAHAWIEYWDAERGWISVDPTFQVAPERIELGLEEALADEQDLIEGNMMDLRSYRDVGWLNDLRLGWDSLNYGWQRWVLNYQGERQLEVLQGLFGKLDGRKLGLLMVGVGGFLIALLAIVLLKPWRRERDSQLRQFHRFERLLVRHGIVRQSGEGARDFAQRAAQALPAAADAITHFADLYERARYAGQPLDRAAVQTALANLRRQLPWRGVAIASRDDNKADHP, encoded by the coding sequence ATGAGTAGCGTCCAACCCATCCCGCGCAATGGCTTGGTCTGGCTGCTGGTCGCGCAGGTGCTGGTCATCCTGCCGCATTTGAGCCATCTGCCGCTGTGGATCGTTGGGCTCTGGCTTGGTTGTGCAGCCTGGCGCGTGCAGATTTTCCGCATGCGCGCTCGGTATCCGCGGGCTTGGGCAAAAGCGTTGATGATGTTAGGCGCTGCCATTGGCGTCTATTTCTCGCGGGGCGGACTCATCGGGCTCGACGCCGGAGTGGTGCTGTTGATCGCCGCGTTCATCCTCAAGCTGGTTGAAATGCGCAGCCGTCGAGATGCGCTGGTTCTGGTCTTCCTCGGCTTTTTTGCGGTGGTAACCAGCTACCTGTTCAATGACAGTCTGCTCGCTGGGCTTTACAGCTTGGCGCCCATCATTGCGTTACTCGCGGCGATGATCGGTTTGCAACAGAGCGCCACCGATACCCATCCCTGGCCCACGCTACGGCTGGCCGGATCGTTACTGCTACAGGCGATACCGCTGATGCTGGTGCTTTTCGTCCTGTTTCCGCGGCTTGGGCCGCTCTGGTCCTTGCCTCAGCCAAGTGATCGCGGCGTGACCGGGCTGGCGGACAGCATGACGCCCGGCGACATAGCGGAGTTGAGCCGCTCGAGTGCACTGGCCTTCCGCGCCAGTTTCGACGGGCCGATTCCAGCGCGTGACCAGTTGTATTGGCGCGCAGTCACCTTTGAGCGTTTCGACGGCAGACGTTGGTCCCAGTCACTTTCGTCGCAGCTGCCTCGCGCACCTGAATGGACGCCACGGGGCGAGCCGATCGAATACAGCATCGTTATGCAGCCCAGTGGCAGGCCCTGGTTGTACGCGTTGGATGTAGCGCAAGTCGAGGCCGGTGACGTCCGGCTGATGGCTGACTTCCACCTGGAGCGGTCTCGCCCTGTCGACAAGCCACTCATGTACCAGGCGACGTCTTGGACCGAATCGTTGCGCGAGCCTGGCGCAGCAGCGGCAACACTGGAGCGTGCGTTGCAGCTGCCGGAGGACGGCAATCCCCGCAGCCGGGCGTGGGCGAGGGCCTTGCGTCGCGAGCATCGAACGCCCGAGGCGACCGTGCAGGCACTGCTGAGTCATTTCAACCAACAGCCCTATGGATACACCTTGCGCCCACCACCGGTCGGCGCCGATATCGTCGACGATTTTCTGTTCGAGACGCTCAAAGGATTCTGCATTCACTACGCGGGCGCAATGACCTTCGTGCTCCGCTCCGCCGGGATCCCGGCTCGGGTCGTTGCCGGCTATCAGGGTGGTGAGTTCAATCCGTCCGGCAATTATCTGTCAGTGCGCCAGCTCGACGCGCACGCCTGGATCGAATACTGGGACGCTGAAAGGGGCTGGATCAGCGTGGACCCGACTTTTCAGGTCGCACCGGAGCGTATCGAGTTGGGGCTGGAAGAGGCGCTGGCGGACGAGCAGGACCTGATCGAAGGCAACATGATGGATCTGAGAAGCTATCGAGATGTTGGCTGGCTAAACGATTTGCGTCTTGGCTGGGATAGCCTCAATTACGGCTGGCAGCGGTGGGTCCTGAACTACCAGGGCGAGCGTCAGCTGGAGGTGTTGCAAGGGCTGTTTGGGAAACTCGACGGTCGTAAGCTTGGTTTGCTGATGGTTGGCGTCGGCGGCTTCCTGATTGCGCTGCTGGCGATTGTTCTGCTCAAGCCTTGGCGTCGTGAACGGGACTCACAGCTGCGTCAGTTCCATCGCTTTGAGCGGCTACTGGTGCGTCACGGTATCGTTCGGCAATCGGGCGAAGGCGCTCGAGATTTCGCTCAGCGCGCGGCACAAGCGCTACCGGCCGCAGCGGACGCCATTACGCATTTTGCCGATCTTTACGAACGGGCGCGCTATGCGGGCCAGCCGCTGGACCGGGCGGCAGTGCAGACAGCTTTGGCCAACTTGCGACGCCAGCTGCCGTGGCGCGGCGTTGCCATCGCTTCCAGGGATGACAACAAGGCCGACCACCCATAG
- a CDS encoding DUF58 domain-containing protein produces MRLLPRLRDRWLLKRIPPGPSVRLDQRRIFIMPTAVGMSFLLALLLMLLAAINYQNSLAYALTFLLGSVFVVAILHTWRNLAGLELQAGGADAAFVGERARLRVRLESRGRLYQAVSVGWPQSGLQQVDVPAGGTCEVELSLPAERRGWLRPGRLRVESRFPLGILVAWSWIDLQLSALVYPRPLEGELPLASGFAEAGDNGTRAQGSGIDDYQGLKPWQPGDSTKRLNWKAYSRGQGLLVKDFRALAGDDPLLDFDALDGDLESRLSLLCYWAVTLSAGQQSFAMSLAGTTIDVATGDEHRSRCLKALALFGLPPEVGDE; encoded by the coding sequence ATGCGACTGCTACCCAGGTTGCGCGATCGCTGGCTGCTCAAGCGCATACCGCCAGGCCCCAGCGTGCGGCTCGATCAACGGCGCATCTTCATCATGCCAACGGCCGTGGGGATGAGCTTTTTGCTTGCGCTGTTGTTGATGCTGCTTGCGGCGATCAACTACCAGAACAGCTTGGCGTACGCGCTGACGTTCCTGCTGGGATCGGTATTCGTCGTGGCGATTCTACATACCTGGCGAAATCTAGCCGGTCTTGAGCTACAAGCTGGCGGTGCGGACGCGGCCTTCGTCGGTGAGCGGGCGCGTTTGCGTGTGCGCCTGGAGAGTAGAGGGCGTCTGTATCAGGCCGTTTCGGTTGGCTGGCCGCAGAGTGGTTTGCAACAAGTCGACGTGCCTGCAGGTGGCACCTGCGAGGTTGAACTGAGTCTGCCCGCCGAGCGGCGCGGCTGGCTGCGGCCGGGGCGGTTACGGGTCGAAAGCCGGTTCCCTCTGGGTATTCTCGTCGCCTGGAGCTGGATCGATCTGCAGCTATCGGCGCTCGTATATCCCCGTCCGCTTGAGGGCGAACTACCACTTGCTAGTGGTTTCGCCGAAGCCGGTGACAACGGGACCCGCGCGCAGGGCAGCGGCATCGACGATTATCAGGGCTTGAAACCGTGGCAGCCGGGTGACTCAACTAAACGGTTGAACTGGAAAGCCTACTCGCGAGGGCAGGGTTTGCTGGTGAAGGATTTCAGAGCGCTCGCGGGCGACGATCCATTGCTGGATTTCGATGCGCTAGATGGCGATCTCGAATCCCGGTTGTCCTTGCTCTGCTACTGGGCCGTGACGTTATCGGCCGGTCAACAGTCCTTTGCCATGTCGCTCGCGGGAACGACCATAGACGTGGCGACGGGCGACGAACATCGCAGCCGCTGCCTGAAAGCGCTCGCGCTCTTCGGGCTTCCGCCTGAGGTGGGCGATGAGTAG
- a CDS encoding MoxR family ATPase, with product MRARLDVCLRAVNEVLLGKQSQVRLAMACLLARGHLLIEDLPGMGKTTLSHALAKVMGLDFQRVQFTSDLLPGDILGTSVFDKDSGQFVFHPGPIFAELVLADEINRATPKSQSALLEAMEEGQVTIEGATRPLPDPFFVVATQNPVSSGGTFSLPESQLDRFLMRLSLGYPAKAAEKALLMGDSRRQLLVRLEPLLDRSALSEIQDAVAQVRVSDALVDYVLRLVEATRTQPQFAWGLSPRGSLALLAAARAWAFLDGRDYVIPEDVQAVLPSVVGHRLRERSDATGHGGGALVQWLLREVPAL from the coding sequence ATGCGTGCAAGATTGGATGTCTGTCTGCGAGCGGTTAATGAAGTTCTGCTCGGCAAGCAATCACAGGTGCGATTGGCCATGGCTTGCCTGCTGGCGAGAGGGCATTTGCTCATTGAGGATCTGCCGGGCATGGGCAAGACCACCCTAAGTCATGCGCTAGCGAAGGTCATGGGGTTGGATTTTCAGCGGGTCCAGTTCACCTCGGATCTTTTGCCCGGCGATATCCTGGGTACGTCGGTATTCGACAAGGACAGCGGTCAGTTCGTCTTCCATCCAGGCCCAATCTTCGCGGAGCTAGTCCTGGCGGACGAAATTAACCGGGCTACGCCAAAGAGCCAGAGCGCACTGCTAGAAGCCATGGAGGAAGGGCAGGTCACCATAGAGGGCGCTACCCGACCTTTGCCCGATCCATTTTTCGTGGTCGCTACACAGAACCCGGTCAGCTCCGGGGGCACGTTTTCCCTGCCGGAATCACAGCTGGATCGCTTCCTTATGCGGTTATCACTCGGCTATCCAGCGAAAGCTGCCGAGAAAGCCCTGTTGATGGGCGATTCGCGCCGCCAGTTGCTGGTGCGCCTGGAGCCATTGCTCGATCGCTCCGCGCTGTCTGAAATCCAGGATGCAGTGGCTCAGGTTCGGGTCAGTGACGCATTGGTCGACTACGTGCTGCGACTGGTCGAGGCCACCCGTACGCAACCGCAGTTCGCGTGGGGATTGTCGCCACGTGGCAGTCTGGCATTGCTTGCAGCAGCCCGCGCCTGGGCATTCCTCGATGGGCGCGACTATGTCATTCCAGAGGACGTGCAGGCGGTACTGCCTTCCGTGGTTGGCCATCGGTTGCGCGAGCGCTCCGATGCGACGGGGCATGGCGGTGGCGCACTGGTGCAGTGGTTGCTGCGCGAAGTCCCAGCGCTATGA
- the mnmH gene encoding tRNA 2-selenouridine(34) synthase MnmH has product MRGDTEQYRELFLNDVPMMDARAPVEFAKGAFPGVVNLPLMDDLERQKVGTCYKQHGQQAAIELGHRLVSGQLKAERIQAWADFARNHPHGYIYCFRGGLRSQLVQQWLKTEAGIDYRRVTGGYKAMRHFLLEIIEHAAAQDDFVLVGGMTGTGKTEVLARLDDSVDLEGIANHRGSSFGKRATPQPVQIDFENALAIRLLKMQHAGARQFVLEDEARLVGRCSIPLPLFQGMQHYPLVWLEDSFEGRVDRILKDYVIDLAAEFSAEQGENGFAAFSERLQQSLVNISKRLGGECYARLAAIMDQALTEQENTGSVDLHRGWIEALLKQYYDPMYAYQRESKASRIEFAGEQNAVVEFLRERASGKQH; this is encoded by the coding sequence ATGCGCGGTGATACCGAGCAGTACCGTGAGCTGTTTCTCAACGACGTTCCGATGATGGATGCCCGCGCACCTGTCGAGTTCGCCAAGGGCGCGTTTCCTGGCGTGGTCAACCTGCCACTGATGGATGATCTCGAGCGGCAGAAGGTGGGTACGTGCTACAAGCAGCACGGGCAGCAAGCAGCCATTGAGCTGGGTCACCGGCTGGTCAGCGGCCAGCTCAAGGCCGAACGTATCCAGGCTTGGGCTGATTTCGCGCGGAACCACCCGCACGGCTACATCTACTGTTTTCGCGGTGGGCTACGGTCTCAACTGGTTCAGCAGTGGCTGAAGACAGAAGCGGGGATCGACTATCGGCGCGTGACCGGCGGATACAAGGCCATGCGCCATTTCTTGCTGGAAATCATCGAGCACGCGGCAGCGCAGGATGACTTCGTGTTGGTTGGCGGCATGACCGGCACGGGTAAAACCGAGGTGCTGGCGCGTCTGGACGACAGTGTCGATCTGGAGGGCATAGCCAACCACCGAGGCTCAAGCTTCGGCAAGCGCGCCACACCACAGCCGGTACAGATCGACTTTGAGAATGCGTTGGCGATTCGATTGCTGAAAATGCAGCATGCCGGCGCTCGTCAGTTCGTGCTTGAAGATGAAGCGCGACTAGTGGGTCGCTGCTCGATTCCGCTGCCATTGTTTCAGGGCATGCAGCATTATCCGCTGGTCTGGCTGGAAGATAGCTTCGAGGGCCGTGTCGATCGCATTCTCAAGGATTACGTGATTGATCTCGCCGCCGAGTTCAGCGCGGAGCAAGGCGAGAATGGTTTTGCGGCGTTCTCTGAGCGTTTGCAGCAAAGTCTGGTCAATATCAGCAAGCGGCTCGGTGGCGAGTGTTATGCGCGCCTGGCTGCGATCATGGATCAGGCGCTGACCGAGCAGGAAAACACCGGCTCGGTCGACCTGCACCGCGGTTGGATCGAGGCGTTGCTCAAGCAGTATTACGATCCGATGTATGCGTATCAGCGGGAGAGCAAGGCATCCCGTATCGAGTTCGCGGGTGAGCAGAACGCCGTGGTCGAATTCCTGCGCGAACGTGCCTCAGGCAAGCAACACTAA
- the selD gene encoding selenide, water dikinase SelD → MSEPIRLTQYSHGAGCGCKISPKVLDVILAGSGAQNLDPRLWVGNASRDDAAVYGIDDERGVVSTTDFFMPIVDDPFDFGRIAATNAISDIYAMGGDPLMAIAILGWPVNVLPPEVAREVIAGGRAVCDAAGIPLAGGHSIDAPEPIFGLAVTGLVSKAQMKRNDTATVGCTLYLTKPLGIGIFTTAEKKAKLRAEDVGRARDWMCTLNTPGSRFGKLEGVRAMTDVTGFGLLGHLVEMADGSKVTARIDYARVPRLDGVEYYLELGCVPGGTVRNFESYGERIASLDEAHKQLLCDPQTSGGLLVAVAPEGEAEFLAVAAELGLTLEPIGELVEAGAFAVEVR, encoded by the coding sequence ATGAGCGAACCCATCCGCCTCACCCAATACAGCCACGGTGCCGGTTGCGGCTGCAAGATTTCACCTAAGGTGCTGGATGTCATCCTCGCCGGCAGCGGTGCACAGAATCTCGACCCGCGCCTGTGGGTCGGCAATGCCTCGCGTGATGATGCGGCGGTATACGGTATCGATGACGAGCGTGGCGTAGTATCGACCACCGATTTCTTCATGCCCATCGTCGACGATCCGTTCGATTTCGGACGCATTGCTGCGACCAATGCCATCAGTGACATCTACGCCATGGGCGGCGATCCGTTGATGGCGATCGCCATTCTGGGTTGGCCCGTCAATGTGCTGCCGCCGGAAGTAGCGCGCGAGGTCATTGCGGGCGGGCGGGCAGTATGCGATGCGGCGGGCATTCCGCTGGCTGGTGGCCATTCGATCGATGCGCCCGAGCCCATTTTCGGCCTGGCGGTGACTGGTCTGGTGAGCAAAGCCCAGATGAAACGGAACGATACGGCGACAGTGGGCTGCACGCTCTACCTGACCAAGCCACTGGGTATCGGAATTTTCACGACGGCCGAAAAGAAGGCCAAGCTGCGGGCTGAGGACGTCGGTCGGGCTCGGGACTGGATGTGTACCTTGAACACGCCCGGTAGCCGCTTCGGCAAGCTTGAAGGCGTGCGTGCGATGACCGATGTAACCGGCTTTGGGTTGCTCGGGCATCTGGTGGAAATGGCGGACGGTAGCAAAGTGACCGCGCGCATCGATTACGCCCGCGTGCCGCGCCTGGACGGCGTGGAATATTACCTGGAGCTGGGCTGCGTACCCGGCGGTACCGTACGAAACTTCGAAAGCTACGGTGAACGTATCGCTTCGCTCGATGAGGCCCACAAACAATTGCTTTGCGACCCGCAAACCAGTGGTGGCTTGCTGGTGGCGGTAGCGCCAGAGGGCGAAGCGGAATTTCTCGCGGTCGCGGCCGAACTTGGTCTGACGCTCGAGCCGATCGGCGAACTGGTCGAAGCCGGTGCCTTTGCTGTCGAGGTCCGTTGA
- a CDS encoding patatin-like phospholipase family protein: MGNKVALVLGSGGARGYAHIGVIEELTARGYEINCIAGCSMGAVVGGIYAAGKLEEYREWIESLDYFDMLRLVDPSFSLGAIRGEKIFGRIRDMLGSINIEDLPIPFTAVAADLTNQQEIWFQEGNLELAMRASAAIPSLFTPVMQGNRMLVDGGILNPLPIVPVVSSHSDIIIAVNLNANNHRQYPLPEVLRPGRFDAMVSSISSHIPFWRNKGLEEHIAELQAADGAGHDQPPAAPSGQSAPKSAEGSMVVDVGGPASLLELINQSFEVMQSSLTQYKIAGYPPNVLINIPKRACRFYEFYKAPELIKLGQIIAKDALDKYEEEQN; this comes from the coding sequence ATGGGCAACAAGGTCGCATTGGTATTAGGCTCAGGGGGGGCGCGTGGTTATGCGCACATCGGAGTCATCGAGGAACTCACCGCTCGCGGCTACGAGATCAACTGCATCGCAGGCTGCTCCATGGGCGCCGTTGTCGGCGGAATCTACGCTGCAGGTAAGCTGGAAGAGTACCGGGAGTGGATTGAGAGTCTGGATTACTTCGACATGCTGCGGCTGGTGGACCCGAGCTTCAGTCTCGGCGCGATTCGCGGTGAAAAGATCTTCGGCCGCATCCGTGACATGTTGGGCTCAATCAATATTGAAGATTTGCCGATTCCCTTCACGGCCGTTGCGGCCGACCTCACGAACCAGCAGGAAATCTGGTTTCAGGAAGGCAACCTGGAACTGGCCATGCGTGCTTCCGCCGCCATTCCCAGTTTGTTCACGCCTGTCATGCAAGGTAACCGGATGCTGGTCGACGGCGGCATTCTCAACCCATTGCCGATAGTGCCCGTCGTGTCCAGCCACAGCGACATCATCATCGCGGTCAACCTCAACGCCAATAATCACCGGCAATATCCGCTGCCCGAGGTACTTCGGCCCGGCCGCTTCGATGCCATGGTCAGTTCGATCAGCTCGCACATACCGTTCTGGCGCAACAAGGGACTGGAAGAACACATCGCCGAGCTTCAAGCCGCTGACGGGGCCGGACACGACCAGCCACCAGCCGCACCCTCTGGCCAGAGCGCACCGAAATCAGCCGAGGGCTCGATGGTAGTCGACGTGGGCGGTCCCGCTTCTCTACTGGAACTGATCAACCAGAGCTTCGAGGTCATGCAGTCCTCGCTGACCCAGTACAAAATCGCGGGTTATCCACCCAACGTGTTGATCAATATTCCCAAGCGAGCGTGCCGGTTCTACGAGTTCTACAAGGCGCCTGAGCTGATCAAGCTGGGGCAGATCATCGCGAAAGATGCGCTCGATAAATACGAGGAAGAACAGAACTAA